The Micromonospora sp. Llam0 genome includes a window with the following:
- a CDS encoding radical SAM/SPASM domain-containing protein, with product MVDLSFVWLEITGRCQLECRHCYAASGPSGGHGSMTAVDWRRVIDQAVELGVEMVQFIGGEPTLHPDLPDLLRHALAAGLEVEVFSNLVYVTPAMWELFAQQGVRLACSYYSDQAGQHAAVTGRAGSHARTRANIGEAVRRSIPLRVGVVDLGGGQRVEAAVAELRGLGATEVGVDRLRQVGRGVGGDALGVEQLCGNCASGVLAVGADGAVWPCVFSRWLPVGNVREANLASILTGQGTAQVRAELRSAFGKRPKPCGPQCAPARCQPTCSPSCSPSCNPCAPAKRCWPYYR from the coding sequence ATGGTGGATCTGTCGTTCGTGTGGCTGGAGATCACCGGTAGGTGCCAGTTGGAGTGCCGGCATTGTTACGCCGCCAGCGGTCCGTCCGGCGGGCACGGTTCAATGACTGCAGTGGACTGGCGGCGGGTGATCGACCAGGCGGTGGAGCTGGGCGTCGAGATGGTGCAGTTCATCGGTGGGGAACCGACTCTGCATCCAGATCTTCCAGATCTACTCAGGCATGCCCTGGCCGCCGGCTTGGAGGTGGAGGTGTTCTCCAACCTCGTGTATGTCACGCCGGCCATGTGGGAGCTGTTCGCCCAGCAGGGGGTGCGGTTGGCCTGCTCGTACTACTCCGATCAGGCCGGGCAGCACGCTGCGGTCACCGGTCGGGCCGGCTCGCACGCTCGTACTCGGGCCAACATCGGTGAGGCGGTGCGCCGGTCGATTCCACTGCGGGTAGGTGTGGTCGACCTGGGCGGTGGCCAGCGCGTGGAGGCTGCGGTTGCCGAGTTGCGTGGTCTGGGTGCGACAGAGGTGGGTGTGGACCGGCTCCGGCAGGTGGGCCGTGGGGTAGGCGGCGACGCCTTGGGTGTAGAGCAGTTGTGCGGCAACTGTGCGTCGGGTGTGTTGGCGGTCGGCGCCGACGGTGCGGTCTGGCCGTGCGTGTTCTCGCGCTGGCTGCCAGTCGGCAACGTCCGTGAGGCGAATCTCGCCTCGATCCTGACCGGCCAGGGTACGGCGCAGGTGCGGGCCGAGCTGAGGTCGGCCTTCGGGAAGCGGCCGAAGCCGTGCGGGCCGCAGTGCGCGCCAGCGCGGTGCCAGCCGACCTGTTCACCCTCGTGTAGTCCGTCGTGCAACCCCTGTGCGCCGGCGAAGCGGTGCTGGCCGTACTACCGCTGA
- a CDS encoding AAA family ATPase, producing MFVRRAYLPTRPLTPADQARWPYTIPAVARLADQGVDFPTPVTLLAGDNGTGKSTLVEAIAVAAGFNPEGGGTSFRFTTRATESPLGEHLVLQRAPGRKPRTGFFLRAESYYNVATEIERLDADPDSPPLLGAYGGVSPHERSHGESFLDLVNHRFGPQGLYLLDEPEAALSVHGCLALLLRIADLVDQGSQFIIATHSPILLSSPGATILQIDAAGTIAPVDYDQAEPVALTRAFLADPGRFLHHLLADR from the coding sequence ATGTTCGTGCGTCGCGCCTACCTGCCGACCCGGCCGCTGACCCCGGCCGATCAGGCTCGATGGCCGTACACCATCCCTGCTGTGGCCAGGCTGGCTGATCAGGGCGTCGATTTCCCCACGCCGGTGACTCTGCTCGCCGGTGACAACGGCACCGGCAAATCCACCCTGGTCGAGGCAATCGCGGTCGCCGCCGGGTTTAACCCTGAGGGCGGCGGCACATCCTTCCGGTTCACCACCCGCGCCACCGAATCCCCGCTCGGCGAGCACCTGGTGCTGCAACGTGCCCCCGGCCGCAAGCCCCGCACCGGGTTCTTTCTGCGCGCCGAGTCGTACTACAACGTTGCCACCGAGATCGAGCGCCTCGACGCCGACCCCGACTCCCCACCTCTGCTCGGTGCCTACGGCGGAGTCTCCCCACATGAGCGCTCGCACGGGGAGTCGTTTCTCGACCTGGTCAATCATCGCTTCGGCCCGCAAGGGCTCTACCTGCTTGACGAACCGGAGGCAGCGCTGTCCGTACACGGCTGCCTGGCCCTGCTGCTGCGCATCGCCGACCTGGTCGACCAGGGTAGTCAGTTCATCATCGCCACCCACTCGCCGATCCTGCTGTCCAGCCCTGGCGCGACGATCCTGCAAATCGACGCCGCCGGCACCATCGCCCCGGTTGACTACGACCAGGCCGAACCGGTCGCCCTCACCCGAGCGTTCCTGGCCGACCCGGGCCGGTTCCTGCACCACCTGCTCGCCGATCGTTGA